AAATCCAattggaggaattttttttatgaccTCAGGTTAGGAGAACGAAACGAAAGATTAATTTATATGATAGCATCACGTCCACTTTTGCGATCAACTCTTACTTACgaaacagtttttcttttgtacgTTCCTTTCGCCAGCATGTCATTATTAACCCATTTTAACCTATTAATAAATTTCCTCCCATACATTTAGCAAGATGAAATAAGGCTAAGAATCCTAATATCTTTGACAGCGATGTCCTGTGTTCTCATACATTTGCATATTTGATCGCGGAGTACATGATTGGTGCATGACCTGATCACGTGCACCAGGAAGCAATTGATATCCGGTGCTGGATTACGTTTCGCCAGAGGGAACGGAACATACAATATATCAACAAATTGAATATATCGAGCAGATAACTCACAAGATTTTTACGCCGCGTTTTCGGCAGCCTTTAAAGATTGATCATCTGTCAGAACCTTCGGTAAGTTTGGGATTGGTGCCTATATTGCGTAGCATGTAAGATATTTGGCGTTCAAAACACCAGCGTAACACAGTAATGGTTTATAAACACGCATGAATGATCGTCGGAGGAGGGCAACAAGAAAATCTTAGTCTCCCgtaattatttaaatttcaaaccttCCGATTTTGCGACTAAGCAACGTTAAGCGAATAACAAAGAACTTGTTTGTGAGTTAAGAGAGAAATTTGGTTTACGTGTAACAAGGATCTCTGTATACTGCTGGAATCAGCAACGTCGGAAGCGTTGCTAGTGACAGCAAGATAGTAGACTTTGAGCCCGCTCATCGCACGGTGGTCGCCTTTAATCTACGATTCTTATGTGAAATCGTGGCTCAGACTTAGCATTCCGCCATCAAGTGTAACATTTACGGACGTTTTTGTGCTATAACTAACTTTATTGCATCGTTTGATGCTCACATACTTGTTACTGTCGTCTATGGCGGAATGCGGAAAGAGTCTTCTATCAAAACAGCAGATGATATTGGTTTAAGGATCTTGAAAAATCGAGCAAAACGGTTCTCTCGATATCGTGACTAACAATCCCAGGCGAAAGGAAAGAgtataaaagaaatgataatccCAGGCGAAAGGAAAGAGAGTAATCGAAAtagttttgacaaaaatttccGGCGTTTTGAGCAGCTACGTCCTTTATCAGGCACTTAGAAACAGGTGTATTAGCCACCACAGTAAGTGTTTGTCCTCACCGGAGGAGTACATTAAGTACCGTCAAAGAACGAGCTCAAAATCTTACGCCGTTCAATTCGCAATCCTTTCTCCATGTTTCCAACCACTACTAATTTTCAGGTTATTTTAAGAGAACTAAACTGCGATGAAAGCATAATCCTAAAGTCAGGAAATTTTACATTCATGCTTGAACAACTTATGAAAAAGTGGTTCGAAAGCTGTTTTGAATGAGAAGTCATTGAAAGACTTTATAAGAAAGCGAGGGTCGCTTCTCAGGAACTTCTcgtctaaaaataaaaacaacggaaaaaaatatcacaaggattTTTATGTACATAGAAGCCCATTCACTCAAAATATTctggaaatttttaaagaaaacctaACACTACAAGTAGCTTGGGTTTAAGTTCAGTCTAAAAGACTTCGTACAATGCATTTGCAGCTGGAAATCGGTATTCATGAACTTATTTCCTTTACGTGATAGCTGAATGAGGAGGGAAAATAGGAAGCGTtcttaatattaaaaaaattttatgttttcgTCGGTACCTCTTTTTAGATAAAGTAGCACAGCTGATGACATATATTCATTATCAACACTCGAGTAACTGTCTGTAAATTTGGAACTTGTGCTGAGGCACCGCGGGGTGCTCTCATCTCTTGAGACTTGGCTCCTTAGGATGAATTAAACTTTTGCcccgtgaaaaaaaaaacagagaagatGCAACTGGTAAAATGGTTCAATCAATCTTTGTTAAATTATTGCTTGTTTTGGTCCCACTAGCAATTTCGCATAGGGGTGTCAGTGTTTCAGACCACGTGCCTTTGTTTAATCGAAGCATACTATTTTGATGCGAAACGTGTTTTGAGGAAAATATTCCATGTATTTCACCAAGTGAAAGAAGAagttcatttcattcatttacttAGCTATTGAATCAAGCACAGAAACCACtattaaggttttctttttaaaacactAGACATAAAGGATGTCTGACCTGCGAATTAACTAGCTCGTTTATGCTCTTACCAACCATTGGCTAGCGAGAGGAAAGCATACGTAAAGAAAATACATATTTATACATTCCAGTTATCATGCGCGTAAAGCAGAAAGTGACGACGATAGAtgtaaaactttattttaaaaatcccGGCTCCTTTTGGGACTGAATAATTGGGATGATATGCTTTGTTCTGTAACCCTGCCTGCAATTACCAGTGAAAGAATGGACTTTGGAACTCTTGTAATAACAAGACAATAGGAAACAAGGTCAGGTTCGAAATAAAAAACGCTCCCACTTGTGTCATTGTGCTCACTTGAAGACTGtctataaaaattaaaatttaagccAAAGCAAATTTGAGGCCTGACGTAGTAAGAAAATAGATAATGCTAAATAGTGCAAAACACCTAAAGCTATCTTTAGAGTTAAGCCATGCGTAGTTCATTGGCATACGCGTGAAACACTCCAGGTGCACGTGAGCCACTGAGTCGATCCATAAGGCGAGACACTTGATAGCTCAAGATTAATTACCATAGCAGTTCAACTTTGATTGACAAACTTTCAGCATCTCTCTGTTGCTTCCTGAGTGTTAATGATATTTACTTACAAAACTTATCAGCGAAATGATATCACGCCATCACGCCAACTAAAACGGTTCATGGGAAAAGAAACCCAGATCTCTGCGTTACCCTTGCTGTTAACGTTTAAATTATCATCAATTATTCAATTCTCTCCCTGGATTTACTAAGGTAAGAGAAACGTTCTAGAAAAAAGGCACTTAACTAATTGTTCGATTCATCTAGAATAAATTTGATTTCACCCGGCTATTATCTTAAGCAAAGCCAGTGGCAGGGATGTAGGCCGTTTTTCAGTAGTTCATTTTCTATCTAAAAATATCATTCAATTCCTCTTAGTTTTACCACCAAAGGTCGTCATGTGTGAAGTTATTGATCAGTATAAGACACACGTTCTGGGCAGGTAAATCAAGCACATCATTGTTATAACGAATAAAAGGATTCACTTCTCTCTGCTAACAAAGCTTCATAAAAAGGATCCATAACATGTTCATTAATTACAAGGCTGTTTATTAGGAGgtattttgtgttctttctttaattgaatTGTGTAAATTAACGTATAAGTAAACTCGCCGGCCGGTCGGGTAGAATCAGGCAGACCACAAAGAACAAAAGGCCAATAGAGGAATTTGTTTGCTATGCAGAAATTATTCGAACCACTTAACTTGATGAGCTGTCAGCAATGAGCACGAGAGCAcggaaacattttttctttaataaaatgaCTCAAATTCATAACACGAAAATTGCCAGTTTAGCATTGTTATAATAGAGAAAAACATAAACTTAGGGCACAGAATCGAGTCATCTTGGAGTCATCTTAGGATTAAAACTTGGGGTGAATCTACTTTCTGTGAACCGGAACTTAGAATTATACTACTTAAATGACAATGTCATTTATTTACTGAGTGGAAGCTATTTTACAGAGCAGTAATCGATATGAGTTACATTCCTGAATGTTCTCATTGCCGGCCGTTGACCATGTTTAGGTTTAAAGAATTACATAACAAACTGTATTTCAATTCGTTTGACTATAGGTGATGCGCTTAGCCAGGAAAGGATTACGGAAACATTTCCAGCTCTGCTCACAATGAAGGAAATATCGATGAAGAAGTCAGACAAAAGCCTCCTACCATTACGAGGCAAAATATCTCCTCCAACGATTTTAAACTGCGACAACCATGCCAATGAACAACCATACCTCGATAAGGAAACCGCTAATGATATTTCCAAAAGAGAAAGGATGTTTTCTGTATCTTCCAGGAGTGCCTGTAGTTCCAAACATGACTCTAGTTTGTCTGAAGTGAGATCCATGACTCCTCCATTTACACCACCGACGAACAATACAAATGGGGATCAAGGGTTCCTTGTAAGACGACCTTCGGAACATTTTCTTGAAGTGCTAGGAGAACATAAATCGAGGGAAACACTGCCTAAGGTATTGTCAGCCTCGTGTCTTCCTCCATTGCGAAATGCGTCTCAAGGAGAAGACACTATCAAGAAGAATCTTAAAGATCTGAAGGGAACTAATGGTGTAATGAATAATAATTACGATGGAACCTTTTCCCGCCCAGTTGCACCTGATAACAACACATTGCTTCTTGGACCTGGAGGTAGGAGAAGGATGTCAACACCAATTGGCGTTGAGAAAAAACATCTTCGCAAAACGAATTCTTTGCCTTTAATCAAAACTGGCTTTGCACTTACAACGGGAACAGACTGTATAAACGATTCCGCCTTCCACAAGCACACAAAGTCCGCGTTCACAAGCcaggaaaacaaaatagacgAATGCGTCGACCACATTCAAAATGTAAAGATCGATGAGTATTTAGACGAAGAATTGTGCGACGAAGACGGAATGATCGATCAGAACGATGATGAGGAGACATTCGAAAAATTCTCAATGATTTGCCATTGGCTGAAAGACTGCGAAAAAGCTAAAATCACTTAGCAGCTGGATTCAAACAGACATCCAGGAAATGTCTCTGTAAATATTCGCTTTGGTAGTCTTTGCAGACCTTGCATGCATG
This region of Pocillopora verrucosa isolate sample1 chromosome 3, ASM3666991v2, whole genome shotgun sequence genomic DNA includes:
- the LOC131774473 gene encoding uncharacterized protein isoform X1, which encodes MELFWQQLAPFIGDALSQERITETFPALLTMKEISMKKSDKSLLPLRGKISPPTILNCDNHANEQPYLDKETANDISKRERMFSVSSRSACSSKHDSSLSEVRSMTPPFTPPTNNTNGDQGFLVRRPSEHFLEVLGEHKSRETLPKVLSASCLPPLRNASQGEDTIKKNLKDLKGTNGVMNNNYDGTFSRPVAPDNNTLLLGPGGRRRMSTPIGVEKKHLRKTNSLPLIKTGFALTTGTDCINDSAFHKHTKSAFTSQENKIDECVDHIQNVKIDEYLDEELCDEDGMIDQNDDEETFEKFSMICHWLKDCEKAKIT
- the LOC131774473 gene encoding uncharacterized protein isoform X2 is translated as MKEISMKKSDKSLLPLRGKISPPTILNCDNHANEQPYLDKETANDISKRERMFSVSSRSACSSKHDSSLSEVRSMTPPFTPPTNNTNGDQGFLVRRPSEHFLEVLGEHKSRETLPKVLSASCLPPLRNASQGEDTIKKNLKDLKGTNGVMNNNYDGTFSRPVAPDNNTLLLGPGGRRRMSTPIGVEKKHLRKTNSLPLIKTGFALTTGTDCINDSAFHKHTKSAFTSQENKIDECVDHIQNVKIDEYLDEELCDEDGMIDQNDDEETFEKFSMICHWLKDCEKAKIT